One window of the Pseudarthrobacter sp. ATCC 49987 genome contains the following:
- a CDS encoding glycosyltransferase family 2 protein produces the protein MYLMARQGALYRFRDHSRVPRGELDRHFAEYAEGITVLVPSYAEEPQVVRATLWSAALQEFPDLKVVLLVDDPPNPTDPGDLAKLEKTRALTAEISAAMGVPAARFNAALADARRRAKTDPRNEPAELASLIAEYEAAADWLEAMAAGEQVEDHVDEFFVDLVLMGLARELRLVLVGLNAALAQKTSPSWSRCEELYLRLTWIFNVSTETFERKTYASLSHEANKAMNLNAYISLMGHSWREEATADGVVLRKVERDAEFEGTDRILDFPDTTYLLTLDADSLLLRDYCLRLVYFLESAGNEQVAVTQTPYSSFRGAPTRIERVAGATTDIQHILHQGMTYYGATFWVGANAVIRKRALEDIVEVETNGAFEIRTYIQDRTVIEDTESSIDLGQHGWTLVNYPERLSYSATPPDFGSLVVQRRRWANGGLLILPKLWAQLLQSRSDRRKILFREVLLRVNYMASIAWASFGLLFLLAYPYDSRLLSPIVFLAALPYFLAMGSDLRDCGHRFSDILRIYGFNLVLLPVNLAGVLKSLQQAVTGDKIPFARTPKVKDRTAAPAIYVLTPYAIVAFSLLTVWRDAQLGNWGNVAFASLNAVLAAGAIRAYIGVRNSVVDVFLGMVNWLYVSPRPKKAKESLVVEKTAEEVDWETILYHGDRRLNRDLRGSTDRRRRIAVR, from the coding sequence ATGTACTTGATGGCCCGGCAAGGTGCCCTTTATCGATTCCGGGACCATTCCCGGGTTCCGCGCGGAGAATTGGATCGCCACTTCGCCGAATATGCCGAAGGCATTACGGTGCTGGTCCCCTCCTATGCCGAAGAGCCCCAAGTGGTGCGGGCCACGCTGTGGTCCGCCGCCCTGCAGGAGTTCCCCGATCTCAAAGTTGTGCTGCTGGTCGACGATCCGCCCAACCCCACGGACCCCGGGGACCTCGCCAAGCTGGAAAAAACCCGGGCGCTGACGGCAGAAATCTCCGCTGCGATGGGCGTTCCCGCGGCCCGGTTCAACGCCGCCCTGGCGGACGCCCGTCGCCGGGCCAAGACGGACCCCCGGAACGAACCCGCCGAGCTGGCATCGCTGATCGCCGAGTATGAGGCCGCCGCGGATTGGCTGGAGGCAATGGCAGCCGGCGAGCAGGTGGAAGACCACGTCGACGAGTTCTTCGTGGACCTTGTCCTCATGGGTCTGGCCCGCGAACTGCGGCTCGTCCTCGTCGGCCTGAACGCAGCCCTGGCGCAGAAGACCTCGCCATCCTGGTCCCGGTGCGAAGAGCTGTACCTCCGCCTGACCTGGATCTTCAACGTCTCCACCGAAACGTTCGAGCGGAAGACGTACGCGAGCCTCTCCCACGAGGCCAACAAGGCGATGAACCTCAATGCCTACATTTCCCTGATGGGACACTCCTGGCGGGAAGAGGCCACCGCCGACGGCGTGGTCCTGCGCAAAGTCGAGCGCGACGCGGAATTTGAAGGCACTGACCGGATCCTGGATTTCCCGGACACCACCTACCTCCTGACCCTCGACGCCGACTCGCTCCTTCTGCGCGACTACTGCCTCCGCCTGGTCTACTTCCTGGAATCGGCCGGCAACGAGCAGGTCGCCGTGACCCAGACTCCGTACTCCTCTTTCCGCGGGGCGCCCACCCGGATCGAGCGCGTCGCAGGCGCCACCACCGACATCCAGCACATCCTCCACCAGGGAATGACCTACTACGGGGCCACTTTCTGGGTCGGCGCGAATGCCGTCATCCGCAAGCGGGCCCTGGAGGACATTGTTGAAGTGGAGACCAACGGTGCCTTCGAAATCCGGACGTACATCCAGGACCGCACGGTCATCGAGGACACAGAATCCAGCATCGACCTCGGCCAGCACGGCTGGACCCTGGTGAACTACCCGGAGCGCCTCAGCTACAGCGCCACACCGCCTGACTTCGGCTCGCTGGTGGTCCAGCGCCGCCGCTGGGCCAACGGCGGCCTGCTGATCCTGCCCAAGCTTTGGGCCCAGCTCCTCCAGAGCCGTTCCGACCGCCGCAAGATCCTGTTCCGGGAAGTCCTCCTGCGGGTGAACTACATGGCGTCCATCGCCTGGGCGAGCTTCGGCCTGCTCTTCCTGCTGGCCTACCCCTACGACAGCCGGCTGCTGAGCCCCATCGTCTTCCTCGCCGCGCTGCCCTACTTCCTGGCCATGGGCAGCGATCTGCGGGACTGCGGGCACCGCTTCAGCGACATCCTGCGGATCTACGGCTTCAACCTGGTGCTGCTTCCGGTGAACCTTGCCGGCGTACTCAAGTCGCTGCAGCAGGCCGTCACCGGCGACAAGATTCCGTTTGCCCGCACACCCAAGGTCAAGGACCGCACGGCGGCCCCGGCCATCTACGTCCTCACCCCCTACGCGATCGTCGCGTTCTCCCTCTTGACCGTCTGGCGTGATGCCCAGCTGGGAAACTGGGGCAACGTGGCATTCGCCTCGCTGAACGCCGTCCTGGCGGCCGGGGCAATCCGGGCCTACATCGGCGTGCGCAACTCTGTGGTGGATGTGTTCCTCGGTATGGTCAACTGGCTGTACGTCAGTCCGCGGCCCAAGAAAGCAAAGGAGAGTCTCGTGGTTGAGAAAACAGCCGAGGAAGTCGACTGGGAGACCATTCTTTACCATGGCGACCGCCGGCTAAACCGGGACCTCCGCGGGTCAACCGACCGCCGTCGTCGAATTGCCGTCCGGTGA
- a CDS encoding PGAP1-like alpha/beta domain-containing protein, whose product MSLHGMDLAQGEQLARELTRASQRFAQLSGQLTPFITAAPWRGPDGEQFRSDWKAHSRMLLATSDALRTASDAVRENVRQQQDASSGHTGAAQPGGGNAVATLIGSFLADAGEAAGDLWDGTGEIIDTVGGKVSDGLGWLAHQASGAVSNLGDAGGDVFDGLGDMGGLGWDFLSTGEPPSITELLAGGTGLLAAGMNASVALSTGGFIHPHILDDGSPVAGDPQTLGVGPDPAQNGHRSTPVPSSLAQIMGGVTAAYDDGGKAGTPDAAVRITAVDKGNGPAYIVTIPGTSEWNVRSGSNPMDTVGNLSSAAGNMSTASQAVEMAMRQAGIPSGAPVMLVGHSQGGMTAANLAADPEFRSRFNVTNVMTYGSPIDSTRIPSDVKTLALQHPFDVVPRLDLGNSKPGGPVPFPWESSNGATVVTLPSPPGSGMGDVVANHDYNAYVTSVEANESSGALAAYRNEPSTQAFITAEPSQVRSTTSGIGRKE is encoded by the coding sequence ATGAGCCTGCACGGAATGGACCTGGCGCAAGGTGAGCAGCTTGCCAGGGAACTCACGCGTGCCAGCCAGCGCTTCGCGCAGCTGAGCGGGCAATTGACACCGTTCATCACCGCCGCCCCGTGGCGGGGGCCCGATGGCGAGCAGTTCCGCAGCGACTGGAAGGCCCACAGCAGGATGCTGCTGGCCACCTCGGACGCGTTGCGGACAGCCTCTGACGCCGTACGGGAAAATGTCCGCCAGCAGCAGGACGCCAGCTCCGGACACACCGGTGCCGCCCAGCCCGGCGGCGGCAACGCGGTGGCCACCCTCATTGGCAGCTTCCTGGCGGATGCCGGCGAAGCTGCCGGCGACCTGTGGGACGGAACCGGTGAAATCATCGACACCGTCGGCGGCAAGGTCAGCGACGGCCTGGGCTGGCTGGCACACCAGGCCTCCGGGGCAGTATCCAATCTGGGCGACGCGGGCGGCGACGTGTTTGACGGGCTGGGCGACATGGGCGGCCTGGGCTGGGATTTCCTCAGCACGGGCGAGCCGCCGTCGATCACCGAACTGCTCGCAGGCGGAACGGGGCTGCTGGCCGCCGGGATGAACGCCAGCGTCGCCCTGTCCACCGGCGGGTTCATCCACCCGCACATCCTCGATGACGGTTCGCCGGTGGCCGGTGACCCGCAAACCCTGGGCGTCGGCCCGGACCCGGCGCAGAACGGCCACCGCAGCACCCCCGTGCCCAGCAGCCTCGCACAGATCATGGGAGGAGTCACGGCGGCCTACGACGACGGCGGCAAGGCCGGGACGCCCGACGCGGCAGTCCGGATTACGGCCGTGGACAAGGGCAACGGGCCGGCGTACATCGTGACCATCCCGGGCACCTCGGAGTGGAACGTTCGCTCGGGCTCCAACCCCATGGATACCGTGGGGAATTTGTCCTCCGCGGCCGGCAACATGTCAACGGCTTCGCAGGCCGTCGAGATGGCGATGCGGCAGGCCGGGATTCCAAGTGGCGCGCCGGTCATGCTGGTGGGGCACTCACAGGGCGGGATGACTGCCGCCAACCTTGCGGCTGACCCGGAATTCCGGAGCCGCTTCAACGTCACCAATGTCATGACCTACGGCTCCCCGATCGACTCGACCCGCATCCCCAGCGACGTGAAGACACTCGCGTTGCAGCACCCGTTCGACGTCGTGCCACGCCTGGATCTTGGCAACTCAAAGCCCGGGGGCCCTGTCCCGTTTCCCTGGGAAAGCAGTAACGGCGCCACCGTCGTGACCCTCCCCAGCCCGCCCGGCTCCGGAATGGGCGACGTTGTGGCCAATCACGACTACAACGCTTACGTCACATCCGTCGAGGCCAACGAATCGTCGGGTGCCCTCGCTGCCTACCGGAATGAGCCGTCAACCCAGGCGTTCATCACGGCTGAACCCAGCCAGGTCCGGTCAACGACATCCGGCATCGGCCGAAAAGAATAG
- a CDS encoding ABC transporter ATP-binding protein produces the protein MSMDRVAWSSLYNITRASSGSKPFSKETLKRVFGFARPHKAQLIAFVLLSIVMAVLAVATPVLAGQVVDAIIAGAATEVVVWLAVLIAIVAVAEAGLGLVTRWLSSTIGEGVIVDLRTKVFDHVQKMPIAFFTRTRTGALVSRLNNDVIGAQSAFAGTLSGVVSNVVALALTLVVMLGKSWLITVLAMILLPIFLIPARRMGSKLADLRREAAGHNASMGTQMTERFSAPGATLVKLFGRPDEESREFALRAGRVRDIGIRTAMLQFTFVTALTLVSALALALVYGLGGFLALQGQLAAGDVVVLALLLTRLYAPLTALSNARVEIMSALVSFERVFEILDLKPLIQQKPDAVSSPAGPLSVEFDDVRFSYPSADKVSLASLEDVSTLDTRGGEEVLHGISFRVEPGQTVALVGSSGAGKSTIAQLLSRLYDVDSGAVRFGGAVPGAGVDVRDLTFDSMRHTLGMVTQDGHLFHESIASNLRLARPDASDELMWDVLRQARLEDMIRSLPDGLDTVVGERGYRLSGGERQRLTIARLLIAQPRVVILDEATAALDSTNEAAVQEALGAALEGRTAVVIAHRLSTIRAADAILVVEDGRIVERGTHSELLAAEGRYAELYRTQFSEASAVAEDAVPGL, from the coding sequence ATGAGCATGGACCGGGTAGCCTGGAGCTCCCTCTACAACATCACGCGCGCCTCAAGCGGCTCCAAGCCGTTCTCGAAGGAGACGCTCAAACGTGTCTTCGGCTTCGCCCGGCCGCACAAGGCGCAACTGATCGCCTTTGTGCTGCTGTCGATCGTGATGGCCGTGCTGGCCGTCGCCACCCCGGTCCTCGCCGGGCAGGTGGTTGACGCGATCATCGCCGGCGCGGCCACCGAGGTTGTGGTCTGGCTGGCCGTGCTGATCGCGATCGTGGCAGTCGCCGAGGCCGGGCTGGGACTCGTCACGCGCTGGCTGTCCTCCACCATCGGTGAGGGCGTGATTGTCGACCTCCGCACCAAGGTCTTCGACCACGTCCAGAAGATGCCGATCGCCTTCTTCACCCGCACGCGCACCGGGGCGCTCGTGAGCCGGCTCAACAACGACGTGATTGGCGCCCAGTCGGCCTTCGCCGGGACCCTGTCCGGCGTGGTCAGCAACGTCGTGGCCCTCGCCCTGACCCTCGTGGTGATGCTGGGCAAGTCCTGGCTCATCACCGTGCTCGCCATGATTCTGCTGCCGATCTTCCTGATCCCGGCCCGCCGGATGGGCTCCAAACTGGCCGACCTGCGCCGCGAAGCCGCCGGGCACAACGCCTCCATGGGCACCCAGATGACTGAGCGGTTCTCGGCCCCCGGCGCCACCCTGGTGAAGCTCTTCGGCCGCCCCGACGAGGAATCCCGCGAGTTTGCGCTCCGCGCGGGACGCGTCCGGGACATCGGCATCCGGACGGCGATGCTGCAGTTCACCTTCGTGACCGCCCTGACGCTGGTCTCGGCGCTGGCCCTCGCCCTGGTCTACGGCCTCGGCGGCTTCCTGGCACTGCAGGGGCAGCTGGCCGCGGGCGACGTCGTGGTGCTGGCACTGCTGCTTACCCGCCTCTACGCGCCGCTCACGGCGCTCTCCAACGCCCGGGTCGAGATCATGAGCGCCCTGGTCAGCTTCGAGCGCGTCTTCGAGATCCTGGACCTCAAGCCGCTCATCCAGCAGAAGCCCGACGCGGTGTCGTCCCCTGCCGGGCCGCTGTCCGTGGAGTTCGACGACGTCCGCTTCTCCTACCCGTCGGCGGACAAGGTCTCGCTCGCCTCACTGGAGGACGTGTCCACCCTCGACACCCGCGGCGGCGAAGAGGTGCTGCACGGCATCAGTTTCCGGGTCGAACCCGGCCAGACGGTCGCACTTGTGGGCTCCTCGGGCGCCGGCAAGTCCACCATCGCGCAGCTGCTGTCGCGCCTGTACGACGTCGATTCCGGTGCGGTCCGCTTCGGCGGCGCAGTGCCCGGGGCCGGGGTGGACGTCCGTGACCTCACCTTCGATTCGATGCGGCACACCCTTGGCATGGTGACCCAGGACGGGCACCTGTTCCACGAGAGCATCGCCTCCAACCTGCGCCTGGCCCGCCCGGACGCCAGCGACGAGCTCATGTGGGATGTCCTGCGGCAGGCCCGGCTGGAAGACATGATCCGCTCGCTCCCGGACGGCCTGGATACGGTGGTGGGGGAGCGCGGCTACCGGCTTTCCGGCGGCGAACGCCAGCGCCTCACCATCGCCCGCCTGCTCATCGCACAGCCGCGCGTCGTGATCCTGGACGAGGCCACCGCGGCCCTGGACTCCACAAACGAAGCCGCTGTCCAGGAGGCGCTCGGCGCGGCGCTCGAGGGCCGCACCGCCGTCGTGATTGCGCACCGTCTCTCCACCATCCGGGCCGCCGACGCCATCCTGGTGGTGGAGGACGGCAGGATCGTGGAGCGCGGAACGCACAGCGAGCTGCTGGCCGCCGAGGGCCGGTATGCCGAGCTTTACCGGACCCAGTTCAGCGAAGCCAGCGCCGTCGCGGAAGACGCCGTTCCCGGGCTCTAA
- a CDS encoding DUF6314 family protein, with protein sequence MNPQSPGDAPAFDLRAYLLGSWTVDRTLLDRSTGNRGTFTGVVRFTAMDDDGGLRFREDGTVAWASVPGGPAGTPFTGPASREYLLRPTGAPDTMDMLFPDGRPFHRMGFGPQNSHDQHWCHPDSYRVSYTMTGPDDFRYEWDVTGPAKDQLLTSFLRRTADPA encoded by the coding sequence TTGAACCCCCAGTCCCCGGGCGACGCTCCGGCCTTCGATCTCCGTGCCTACCTTCTGGGCAGCTGGACCGTGGACCGGACCCTGCTGGACAGGTCCACCGGTAACCGGGGAACCTTCACCGGCGTCGTCCGCTTCACAGCAATGGACGACGACGGCGGCCTGCGGTTCCGCGAAGACGGCACCGTTGCCTGGGCGTCCGTCCCTGGCGGACCGGCCGGCACACCGTTCACTGGCCCTGCCAGCCGGGAGTACCTGCTGCGGCCCACGGGCGCGCCGGACACGATGGACATGCTCTTTCCCGACGGCCGCCCGTTCCACCGCATGGGCTTCGGCCCGCAGAACAGCCACGACCAGCACTGGTGCCACCCCGACAGCTACCGTGTGAGCTACACCATGACCGGACCGGACGACTTCCGCTACGAGTGGGACGTCACCGGGCCGGCCAAGGACCAGCTGCTCACGTCGTTCCTGCGCCGCACCGCGGACCCCGCATGA
- a CDS encoding ABC-F family ATP-binding cassette domain-containing protein codes for MTATLVAKDLSGGHDHRTLFSKLSLTVAPGDVVGVVGANGAGKSTLLRLLAGVDEPQEGTVSLAPADAFVGWLPQEHERIAGETVGGYIARRTGCAQATADMESAAEALGSGAPGSDDAYSLAFDRWMASGAADLEERVPAVLADLGLEVGQDAEMTGLSGGQAARVALAALLLSRFDIVLLDEPTNDLDLNGLAKLESFVQGLRGGVVLVSHDREFLARCVSTIVELDLAQNSVAVYDGGYEAYLEERSVARRHARERYEEFANTKADLVSRARTQREWSSQGVRNAMKKNPDNDKIRRAASTESSEKQGQKVRQMESRIARLEEVEEPRKEWQLQFSIGQAPRSSAVVATLRDAVVHQGDFTLGPVNLQLNAGERIGITGPNGAGKSTLLRLLLGIQRPDSGDASMGASVAVGEIDQARGLLAGGLKLADAVEAVLTDQTPAEVRTLLAKFGLKADHTSRPVDSLSPGERTRAALALLQARGVNLLVLDEPTNHLDLPAIEQLEEALDSYEGALLLVTHDRRLLENVRLDARWNVDSGVVTELLGHTAAKGTNT; via the coding sequence ATGACTGCAACCCTTGTTGCCAAGGACCTCTCCGGTGGACACGACCACCGCACACTCTTCTCCAAACTCTCCCTGACCGTCGCGCCGGGCGACGTCGTCGGCGTCGTAGGCGCCAACGGCGCGGGCAAGTCCACCCTGCTCCGGCTGCTCGCCGGCGTCGACGAGCCGCAGGAAGGAACCGTCAGCCTGGCCCCGGCAGACGCGTTCGTGGGCTGGCTCCCGCAGGAACACGAACGGATCGCCGGCGAAACGGTGGGCGGTTACATCGCGCGGCGCACCGGCTGTGCCCAGGCCACCGCCGACATGGAATCCGCGGCGGAGGCTCTTGGCAGCGGCGCCCCGGGCTCCGACGACGCGTACTCCCTCGCGTTCGACCGCTGGATGGCGTCCGGCGCCGCGGACCTGGAGGAACGCGTGCCGGCGGTCCTGGCGGACCTCGGCCTCGAGGTGGGCCAGGACGCCGAAATGACCGGGCTGTCCGGCGGGCAGGCGGCCCGTGTGGCGCTCGCGGCGCTGCTGCTCAGCCGCTTCGACATCGTGCTCCTGGACGAACCGACGAACGACCTTGACCTCAACGGACTGGCCAAACTCGAGTCCTTCGTGCAGGGCCTCCGCGGTGGCGTTGTGCTGGTCTCCCATGACCGTGAGTTCCTCGCCCGCTGCGTGAGCACCATCGTGGAACTGGACCTCGCGCAGAACTCCGTGGCGGTCTACGACGGCGGCTACGAGGCCTACCTTGAGGAACGGTCCGTGGCGCGCCGGCATGCCCGCGAACGCTACGAAGAGTTTGCCAACACCAAGGCCGATCTCGTCTCCCGCGCCCGCACCCAGCGCGAGTGGAGTTCCCAGGGTGTCCGGAACGCCATGAAGAAGAATCCGGACAATGACAAGATCCGGCGTGCGGCCAGTACGGAGTCCTCTGAGAAGCAGGGCCAGAAGGTCCGCCAGATGGAATCCCGCATCGCCCGGCTCGAAGAGGTCGAAGAACCCCGCAAGGAATGGCAGCTGCAGTTCAGCATTGGACAGGCGCCCCGTTCCAGCGCCGTCGTGGCGACGCTCCGCGACGCCGTCGTCCATCAGGGGGACTTCACACTCGGGCCGGTGAACCTGCAGCTCAACGCCGGGGAACGGATCGGCATCACCGGCCCCAACGGCGCCGGCAAATCCACCCTGCTCCGCCTGCTGCTGGGCATCCAGCGGCCGGATTCCGGCGACGCCTCCATGGGCGCCTCTGTGGCGGTCGGCGAGATCGACCAGGCCCGCGGGCTGCTGGCCGGCGGGCTGAAACTGGCAGACGCCGTCGAAGCCGTGCTGACGGACCAGACCCCGGCCGAAGTCCGGACCCTGCTGGCCAAGTTCGGCCTCAAGGCGGACCACACCTCGCGCCCGGTGGATTCCCTGTCGCCGGGGGAACGGACCCGGGCCGCACTGGCCCTGCTACAGGCCCGCGGCGTGAACCTCCTGGTGCTCGACGAACCCACCAACCACCTGGACCTCCCCGCGATCGAACAACTCGAAGAAGCCCTGGACAGCTATGAGGGCGCCCTGCTGCTGGTCACGCACGACCGCCGGCTGCTGGAAAACGTCCGCCTCGATGCGCGCTGGAACGTGGACAGCGGCGTCGTCACCGAACTACTGGGCCACACCGCCGCGAAAGGCACCAACACATGA
- a CDS encoding NUDIX hydrolase, with protein MNPLIVVSAVCVFDASGRLLTVRKRGTDKFMHPGGKPEAGETAAQAAARELAEEVGIVLAADELVFLGIWYADAANEAATQIQATVFTAPGVWQACPAAEIAEIRWLDLAGELPHDLAPLLTDHVLPALAGPAG; from the coding sequence ATGAACCCGCTCATTGTCGTCTCCGCCGTCTGTGTCTTCGACGCGTCTGGACGGCTCCTCACCGTCCGCAAGCGGGGTACGGACAAGTTCATGCATCCCGGCGGCAAACCCGAGGCGGGCGAGACAGCTGCCCAGGCGGCCGCGCGGGAACTGGCCGAAGAGGTCGGGATCGTCCTCGCTGCCGACGAGCTGGTGTTCCTCGGAATCTGGTACGCGGACGCCGCCAATGAGGCCGCTACGCAGATCCAGGCCACGGTCTTCACGGCCCCGGGCGTGTGGCAGGCCTGTCCCGCCGCGGAAATCGCCGAGATCCGCTGGCTGGACCTGGCCGGGGAACTGCCGCACGACCTCGCTCCGCTGCTCACCGACCATGTGCTGCCGGCCCTCGCGGGCCCGGCCGGTTAG
- a CDS encoding chitinase — translation MSARFPGRKLSLVRLGVLTGVVVAVTAGGVTAWGNFKDVRAAQAIPSIFSGYVDVTATPRYAFEDPVSKEAEKVLLSFIVSDAGDACTPSWGAAYSLDEAGSALDLDRRVARLQQLGGTVAISFGGLINNELATGCTDPGKLQAAYRAVVDRYNVSSIDLDIEGGALSDVASLDRRAAAVAALQKDRRGSGKDLDVWLTLPADPNGLTTAGTDAVRRTIASGTDLAGVNIMTMDYGGSRLPDRSMYENAVSAAEATHRQLTSLYQDAGSELGSETVWRKIGLTPMIGQNDIAGEIFTLKDAEELSGYASAKGVGRLSMWSLNRDRTCSPNYPDVKKVSDGCSGVEQGAATFATILGAGVAASPGATGNTATPPESSVQPTRAPAAADDPSTSPYPVWNEGTAYTTGERIVWHSNVYEAKWWTRNEAPDNPVLQGAATPWRIIGPVLPGDRPTPQLTAPAGTAPQWEPAKVYRKSDRVLFEGRVYEAKWWNQTDSPEAAMQGAPESPWTKLRDEELLKLMAAASASPAASPTPTP, via the coding sequence GTGTCCGCAAGATTCCCAGGCCGTAAATTATCGCTCGTCCGGCTGGGCGTTCTCACCGGTGTCGTCGTGGCGGTCACCGCCGGCGGCGTGACCGCGTGGGGCAACTTCAAGGACGTCAGGGCAGCACAGGCTATTCCGTCCATTTTCTCCGGATATGTGGACGTTACGGCGACTCCACGCTACGCCTTCGAGGACCCGGTATCCAAGGAGGCGGAGAAAGTACTGCTGTCCTTTATCGTGTCGGACGCCGGTGATGCGTGCACGCCGAGCTGGGGCGCCGCCTATTCCCTTGACGAGGCAGGGTCTGCCCTGGACCTGGACCGGAGGGTTGCCCGGCTCCAGCAGCTGGGCGGGACAGTTGCTATCTCCTTCGGCGGCCTGATCAACAACGAACTTGCCACGGGCTGCACTGACCCGGGCAAGCTGCAGGCCGCGTACCGCGCCGTGGTGGACCGGTACAACGTCAGCAGCATCGATCTGGACATCGAGGGCGGCGCCCTCAGCGATGTCGCCTCCCTGGACCGCCGCGCGGCAGCGGTAGCGGCACTCCAGAAGGACCGCCGCGGAAGCGGGAAGGACCTCGATGTCTGGCTGACCCTGCCGGCGGACCCCAACGGTTTGACGACGGCGGGCACCGACGCCGTGCGCCGGACGATCGCCTCGGGGACCGATCTCGCCGGGGTGAACATCATGACGATGGACTACGGCGGAAGCCGGCTCCCGGACCGTTCGATGTACGAGAATGCCGTCTCGGCGGCCGAGGCCACCCACCGGCAGCTCACCAGCCTGTACCAGGATGCCGGCAGCGAGCTGGGCAGCGAGACCGTGTGGCGCAAGATCGGGCTGACGCCGATGATCGGCCAGAACGACATTGCCGGTGAAATCTTCACCCTCAAGGACGCGGAGGAACTCAGCGGATACGCGAGCGCCAAGGGCGTCGGCAGACTGTCCATGTGGTCCCTGAACCGTGACCGGACCTGCAGCCCGAACTACCCCGATGTCAAGAAGGTGTCCGACGGCTGCAGCGGCGTCGAGCAGGGCGCAGCCACGTTTGCCACCATCCTCGGCGCCGGCGTCGCAGCTTCCCCGGGCGCAACCGGGAACACCGCAACCCCGCCGGAGTCATCGGTACAGCCCACACGGGCACCCGCAGCGGCCGATGATCCCTCCACCAGCCCGTATCCGGTCTGGAACGAAGGCACTGCCTACACAACCGGCGAGCGGATCGTCTGGCACTCCAACGTCTATGAGGCCAAGTGGTGGACGCGGAACGAAGCCCCGGACAACCCCGTCCTCCAAGGCGCCGCAACCCCCTGGCGGATCATCGGCCCGGTCCTGCCCGGTGACAGGCCGACCCCGCAGCTGACCGCCCCCGCCGGCACCGCGCCCCAATGGGAACCGGCCAAGGTCTACCGCAAGAGCGACCGTGTGCTCTTCGAGGGCCGGGTTTACGAAGCAAAGTGGTGGAACCAGACGGACAGCCCCGAGGCTGCGATGCAGGGTGCACCCGAGTCGCCGTGGACTAAGCTTCGCGATGAGGAGCTGTTGAAGCTGATGGCGGCGGCGTCCGCGTCGCCCGCCGCGTCCCCGACGCCGACGCCGTAA